In Zingiber officinale cultivar Zhangliang chromosome 8B, Zo_v1.1, whole genome shotgun sequence, a single genomic region encodes these proteins:
- the LOC122016117 gene encoding cysteine-tryptophan domain-containing zinc finger protein 7-like, translated as MLSAVRREDARRGLGSMEEEIELEEGEAYSSQEEDRSIDPDALSYIDEKIQDVLGHFQKEFEAGVSAENLGAKFGGYGSFLPTYQRSPSILSHPRSPNKVANQNVAKSPSNMSVEVTKQNTSVTLSSSFPKSNNAAVPLVDNSCKWDITMNKPNTQDPSLLQTPFIKTTNCSDHKTLKLRIKVGTDNSLARNNAAIYSGLGLDISPSPSSEESPDGSNGIFPESDNASDESPRTIIQVMTCFPIPGVHFLSPLQDCLFHSIEKELSLNKPYKQGKLSKERSETTSGFIDFSTHSRESNGLLEKPTKLSQQNGRPQGAKSSEDKGALILNRGIDIEVQPAQVLASTSFARVSPNSKNTKKADGQIGENTVHTECNALDHPMEIRKDLPKDNPGTGPTKEKKFELVDSTINNVVGYSVNRIIQSKRKSSEKTSMTERAFEDQNTNNQKNGKPDLQREGRVKVDKGSEISNTDSSGEKRRNEQVAEAKDQIPEKKRKVISSQSDFGEVVKDSVSGSSSAALNEKKKKFHGNGDHEEKSKAQKPLKCLSGSGAKESYGNSNWDIKAEETGVGSSNNLKVKNKVMKHKHEESIVPFRPFKERSGGKKMGDTLALGTSAGEPVSVPLTCNAPAADAPIAPQASIVIEENWVLCDICQKWRLLPYGTNTGQLPPKWQCNLLNWLPGMNSCHFSEDETTNALHALYVAPVSENVASLDGFDPPAASTSLASGIHLGVPTTMKKKSSQKDALVLNQSISTEFPNSVKKDDQVSVNANQNLPAEVNSSCKGTVSTLGRSTTFSTEKRKPKQKDKHKNHGFYSSGGIHSEKNEKHSKSKSKRIVDQDDLRSPKKHKKERLQSLEYDMQDNPTPSNKVRDDVLCFDNGHIKEHLSTSDVKKSLITKKKLLHQESQRNRKALATNQNEENGVNIKENFSQLVCVPDKKADLSVSEGKISKISNLNNRKDKKQTISRMVLVANGDYIPDEMDEETVNLVEKDHPSNQGQENAAFSRDLDFDSLKRNSSKWRGSNSVQPSLAANSSSSKVSGSQKSRSNIPEPKGSPVESVSSSPLRIPIIEKESSKKNSDKKYATHTDSSVLGSPKRCTAVEVHRGNRPAAKCRKDNCFSFEKQSIEDHKAANSANLDSFRGSIGYLEKGKTLSTAGKYDEKLLVKQSAHDKIFPIENGDNPYKDDYQDIKKASRHHQMGDPLQRMSGKSASGIKEKHRGSKSDSEKSRLKASGSLSDNKDLNSANNLRSYRPATTADSCRNEKDGTHDKCVKDCLVKKEHSSRWTTSKTDNSLSFALQDHMDMNGNSVHANQQRNVDSKNIVTGARSSKPEIQVAPLEHEQIVHQNGSHKTRIPDLLTGQEKSVFKLASRDKQETQARCVVSTPLKHHRSDGEMGDAVTTDALKVVRQQKHPDSHCGSHHTDTRHAISNGPDTSSPIRKENYTVLIKEARDLKHTANRLKIEGRELESTDLFFQAALKFLHIASLIEPATFDSAKLAEAAQMYFETAKLCEFVARECERIKEMASAALAYKCIEVAYLKAAYCKNPNACRDRHELQAVFQFLPPGESPSSSASDVDNLNNQALLSKNVSVKGVSSPQVAGNHILAARHHPQVMRLLHYANDLNCAFEATRKIQISIAAASANLDKDRPDSLSSVKKALDFNFHNVEGLLRLVRVSLESIGR; from the exons ATGCTGTCGGCGGTGAGGAGGGAGGATGCCAGAAGGGGGCTAGGAAGCATGGAGGAGGAAATCGAGCTCGAGGAAGGCGAGGCGTACTCCAGTCAGGAGGAAGACCGCAGCATCGATCCCGATGCTCTCTCCTACATC GATGAAAAAATACAGGATGTCTTGGGACATTTTCAGAAAGAGTTTGAAGCTGGGGTCTCTGCAGAAAACTTGG GTGCAAAGTTTGGAGGATATGGTTCATTCTTACCTACCTATCAGCGTTCTCCTTCCATTTTATCTCATCCTAGAAGTCCAAATAAAGTGGCAAATCAAAATGTCGCTAAATCTCCCTCAAACATGTCAGTTGAG GTCACAAAGCAGAACACTTCAGTTACGTTGAGTTCATCTTTTCCTAAAAGTAATAATGCAGCAGTTCCATTAGTGGACAATTCATGCAAATGGGATATCACTATGAATAAACCAAACACTCAGGACCCTAGTTTGCTGCAGACACCGTTTATTAAGACAACCAATTGTTCTGACCACAAAACGCTGAAGCTTCGCATTAAAGTGGGTACTGACAACAGCTTGGCTAGAAATAATGCTGCTATTTACAGTGGACTAGGCTTAGATATTTCTCCATCACCATCTTCTGAGGAAAGTCCTGATGGAAGCAATGGAATTTTTCCTGAATCGGATAATGCATCTGATGAATCTCCCAGGACTATTATCCAG GTTATGACATGTTTTCCTATTCCTGGTGTCCATTTTCTTTCACCACTCCAAGATTGTTTATTTCACTCAATTGAAAAAGAGCTCTCTTTGAACAAACCATATAAACAAGGGAAACTGTCCAAGGAAAGGTCTGAAACTACATCTGGCTTTATTGATTTTTCTACACATTCAAGAGAATCAAATGGTCTGCTGGAGAAGCCAACTAAGTTGAGTCAGCAGAATGGGAGGCCACAGGGAGCAAAGTCTTCCGAAGACAAAGGTGCCCTAATCTTGAATAGGGGAATTGACATAGAAGTTCAACCAGCTCAAGTGCTTGCCTCTACTTCTTTTGCTAGGGTTTCTCCCAAttcaaaaaatactaaaaaagcAGATGGACAAATAGGTGAAAACACTGTACACACTGAATGCAACGCCCTGGATCACCCAATGGAAATCAGAAAGGATTTACCAAAGGACAATCCTGGTACTGGTCCTACAAAAGAAAAAAAGTTTGAGCTAGTTGATAGCACAATAAATAATGTGGTTGGCTATTCAGTAAACAGAATCATTCAGTCAAAAAGGAAATCAAGTGAAAAAACAAGCATGACAGAGAGAGCATTTGAGGATCAAAATACAAATAATCAAAAGAATGGGAAACCTGATCTCCAGAGAGAAGGGAGAGTCAAGGTTGATAAAGGTTCTGAGATTTCGAACACTGACTCAAGTGGAGAGAAGAGGAGGAATGAGCAAGTAGCTGAAGCAAAGGACCAAATACctgagaagaaaagaaaagtaatctCAAGTCAATCTGATTTTGGAGAGGTTGTGAAGGACAGTGTAAGTGGAAGCTCATCTGCAGCATTaaatgaaaaaaagaaaaaatttcatGGAAATGGTGATCATGAGGAGAAGTCTAAAGCTCAAAAACCACTTAAATGTCTTAGTGGGTCTGGTGCTAAGGAATCTTATGGAAATAGCAACTGGGATATCAAAGCCGAAGAGACTGGAGTTGGTTCATCAAATAATTTAAAGGTTAAGAATAAGGTCATGAAACACAAGCATGAAGAATCCATTGTGCCTTTTCGGCCATTCAAGGAAAGGTCTGGTGGTAAAAAGATGGGGGACACTCTAGCTTTAGGTACATCTGCTGGTGAACCAGTATCTGTACCATTGACATGCAATGCCCCTGCTGCAGATGCACCCATTGCTCCTCAAGCCTCCATTGTTATTGAAGAGAATTGGGTACTATGTGACATATGTCAAAAATGGCGCCTCTTACCATATGGCACAAATACTGGTCAGCTGCCACCCAAATGGCAATGTAATTTGCTGAATTGGTT GCCGGGGATGAATAGTTGCCATTTCAGTGAGGATGAGACAACAAATGCTCTGCATGCATTGTATGTTGCCCCTGTTTCAGAAAATGTTGCTAGCCTAGATGGCTTTGACCCTCCTGCTGCAAGCACATCTTTGGCTAGTGGAATCCATCTTGGAGTGCCTACTACTATGAAGAAGAAAAGTTCTCAAAAAGATGCTTTGGTACTAAATCAATCAATCTCTACAGAGTTTCCAAATTCTGTAAAAAAGGATGACCAAGTCTCAGTTAATGCTAATCAAAATCTGCCTGCTGAAGTTAATTCGTCATGTAAAGGTACAGTCAGTACTCTAGGAAGATCAACTACTTTCAGCACAGAAAAGCGCAAGCCAAAGCAAAAAGACAAACATAAAAATCATGGATTCTATTCAAGTGGAG GTATTCATAGTGAAAAAAATGAGAAACATTCGAAATCAAAAAGTAAGAGAATTGTTGATCAAGATGATCTTAGATCACCAAAGAAGCACAAGAAAGAACGCTTGCAGAGCTTAGAATATGATATGCAAGACAATCCAACCCCATCTAACAAAGTAAGGGATGATGttctgtgttttgataatggacaTATCAAGGAGCACCTCAGTACTTCGGATGTAAAGAAGTCCCTTATCACAAAGAAGAAACTATTGCACCAAGAAAGTCAGCGCAACCGGAAAGCACTTGCAACTAACCAAAATGAGGAAAATGGGGTCAATATCAAAGAAAATTTTAGTCAATTGGTGTGTGTTCCGGATAAAAAGGCTGATTTATCAGTGTCTGAAGGAAAGATATCTAAGATCAGTAACCTCAATAACAGGAAGGATAAAAAGCAAACAATATCTAGAATGGTCTTGGTTGCCAATGGAGATTACATACCTGATGAAATGGATGAGGAAACCGTCAATTTGGTTGAGAAAGACCACCCCTCAAATCAGGGCCAGGAGAATGCAGCATTCTCAAGGGATCTGGACTTTGATTCCTTAAAGAGGAATTCCTCAAAGTGGAGGGGTTCTAACTCTGTGCAACCTAGTTTAGCTGCTAATTCAAGTTCTTCAAAGGTTTCTGGTTCCCAGAAAAGTAGATCCAATATTCCAGAACCAAAGGGATCTCCTGTTGAGTCAGTTTCATCATCACCTTTGAGGATACCAATTATAGAAAAAGAATCAAGCAAAAAGAATTCTGATAAAAAATATGCTACTCACACTGATTCATCTGTGTTGGGAAGTCCCAAGAGATGTACAGCTGTTGAAGTTCACAGGGGAAATAGACCTGCAGCAAAGTGCAGGAAGGATAAttgcttttcttttgaaaaacaaTCTATTGAAGATCATAAGGCAGCAAATTCTGCTAATCTAGATTCTTTCAGAGGGTCCATTGGCTATTTGGAGAAGGGAAAAACCCTGTCGACTGCTGGCAAATATGATGAGAAACTGCTTGTGAAACAGAGTGCTCATGATAAGATTTTCCCCATTGAGAATGGAGATAATCCGTACAAGGATGATTATCAGGACATAAAGAAAGCCAGTAGGCATCACCAAATGGGTGACCCCTTACAGCGGATGTCTGGTAAAAGCGCTTCAGGAATTAAAGAGAAACATCGAGGTTCTAAGTCTGATTCAGAAAAAAGTAGGCTTAAGGCTTCTGGTTCTCTTTCTGATAACAAAGATTTGAACTCTGCAAATAATCTGAGAAGCTACAGACCTGCGACTACTGCTGATTCCTGTAGGAATGAAAAAGATGGCACCCATGACAAGTGTGTGAAGGATTGCTTGGTGAAGAAGGAACACAGTTCGAGATGGACAACAAGTAAAACAGATAATAGTTTGTCATTTGCTTTGCAGGATCATATGGACATGAATGGTAATTCTGTGCATGCCAATCAACAAAGAAATGTAGATTCAAAAAATATAGTTACTGGAGCTAGAAGTTCCAAACCAGAAATTCAAGTGGCACCTTTAGAACATGAGCAAATAGTGCACCAAAATGGTTCACATAAGACTCGTATCCCAGATCTACTGACTGGACAAGAGAAGTCAGTGTTCAAATTAGCTTCTCGAGATAAACAAGAAACTCAAGCTCGCTGTGTTGTCTCTACACCTCTCAAGCATCATAGATCTGATGGTGAGATGGGTGATGCAGTAACTACTGATGCCTTGAAAGTGGTAAGACAACAGAAGCATCCAGATAGTCATTGTGGATCACACCATACTGATACGAGACATGCCATTTCTAATGGTCCGGACACATCCAGTCCAATAAGAAAGGAAAACTATACTGTTCTTATTAAAGAAGCAAGAGATCTTAAACACACTGCCAATCGCCTAAAG ATTGAAGGACGAGAACTTGAAAGCACTGACCTGTTTTTTCAGGCTGCCTTGAAATTTCTACATATTGCCTCTCTTATAGAACCTGCTACTTTTGATAGTGCTAAATTAGCAGAAGCAGCACAAATGTACTTTGAAACGGCAAAACTCTGCGA ATTTGTAGCCCGTGAATGTGAGAGAATTAAGGAGATGGCTTCAGCTGCTCTAGCATACAAGTGCATCGAAGTGGCTTATCTGAAGGCTGCATACTGTAAAAATCCTAATGCATGTAGAGACCGGCATGAGCTGCAAGCTGTTTTTCAGTTTCTTCCTCCAG GTGAATCACCATCTTCTTCTGCGTCGGATGTTGATAATTTAAACAATCAGGCGTTATTGAGTAAGAATGTTTCAGTGAAAGGTGTAAGTTCTCCACAAGTTGCTGGCAACCATATTTTAGCTGCACGCCATCATCCTCAAGTTATGCGTTTGCTTCATTAT GCAAACGACCTAAACTGTGCATTTGAAGCAACTAGGAAAATACAAATTTCGATTGCAGCTGCTAGTGCCAATCTTGACAAGGACAGGCCAGACAGCCTGTCTTCAGTGAAAAAGGCCCTCGACTTCAACTTTCATAATGTGGAAGGGTTGCTTCGACTTGTAAGAGTTTCACTGGAGTCTATTGGTCGTTAG
- the LOC122017311 gene encoding zinc finger CCCH domain-containing protein 48-like has product MEKTDFVRRGIKRVYQRPNSSYHATAPSHLRVCYYWRAGRCDRHPCRFLHGELADAPTPVAAAIMKRWLAPTYPNTSGLPSVLGKRRDASPPVVAKKNDHAADAPTPLDATIKKLRPASTRPNTSDHPSELGKCCDASPPVVEKKNDNAADALPPVAATIKKRRLAWTNPNTSDPPAELEKPRDASPPIGKANDNKIRGQFFAGNSTCGGVFSHLASLRGHKNAVSGVTLPDDSDTLFSGGKDERLRIWDCHTGQLLASFKMGGEVGSLISEVPWIFVGVPNSIKVWNTKMGTQTCLDGPNGQVHSLAAANGLLFAGVQDGSILTWKIDSENNSLELAASLVAHKLTVTSFMVGDMLYSASMDHTIKVWNLNTLECVQTVIEHKLAVLSLLRYDKFLISCSLDNTIKIWTTAKGGNLKMVYSHQEDHGPVCLRGIQGTPILLSSCSDNSFRIYELPSFIDRGYIGCKEEIDSIQVSPGGYLYIGHVTGLLDVWKCETASI; this is encoded by the exons ATGGAGAAGACCGACTTCGTTCGACGGGGAATCAAGCGCGTCTACCAGAGGCCGAACTCCTCTTACCATGCCACGGCGCCTTCCCATCTCCGAGTCTGCTACTATTGGCGGGCGGGAAGGTGCGATCGCCACCCGTGCCGCTTTTTGCATGGCGAGTTGGCCGACGCACCGACCCCTGTGGCTGCCGCAATCATGAAGCGGTGGCTGGCGCCGACCTACCCTAACACCTCTGGCCTTCCTTCCGTGTTGGGGAAGCGCCGCGACGCCAGCCCACCCGTCGTCGCAAAGAAGAACGACCATGCCGCCGACGCACCAACTCCTCTGGATGCCACAATCAAGAAGCTGCGCCCCGCATCGACCAGACCTAACACCTCCGACCATCCCTCCGAGTTGGGGAAGTGTTGCGATGCCAGCCCACCCGTTGTCGAAAAGAAGAACGACAATGCCGCCGACGCACTACCTCCTGTGGCTGCCACAATCAAGAAGCGGCGGCTGGCGTGGACCAACCCTAACACCTCTGACCCTCCCGCCGAGTTGGAGAAGCCTCGGGACGCCAGCCCACCCATCGGAAAGGCCAACGACAACAAGATTCGCGGCCAGTTCTTCGCCGGGAACTCTACTTGCGGAGGAGTATTCTCCCATCTCGCTTCTCTCCGAGGGCACAAAAAC GCCGTCTCAGGAGTCACACTTCCAGATGACTCAGACACGTTGTTCTCTGGAGGAAAGGACGAAAGGTTAAGGATTTGGGATTGCCATACTGGTCAG CTCCTTGCTAGCTTCAAAATGGGAGGGGAAGTGGGTTCTCTGATAAGTGAAGTACCCTGGATATTTGTAGGAGTTCCAAATTCTATCAAG GTCTGGAACACTAAAATGGGAACTCAGACTTGTCTTGATGGACCAAATGGACAGGTCCATTCTTTGGCTGCTGCCAACGGATTGCTATTTGCTGGTGTTCAG GATGGAAGTATACTAACATGGAAAATTGATTCAGAAAATAACTCTCTGGAGCTAGCAGCCTCCCTTGTTGCTCATAAACTTACAGTAACCTCATTTATGGTGGGCGACATGCTTTACTCTGCCTCCATGGACCACACTATCAAA GTGTGGAACCTTAATACCTTGGAATGTGTACAGACAGTCATTGAACATAAGTTGGCAGTCTTGTCGTTGCTACGTTATGATaaatttttgatttcatgttcCTTGGACAACACAATAAAA ATTTGGACAACTGCCAAAGGTGGAAATCTAAAAATGGTATATTCCCACCAAGAAGACCAT gGTCCTGTTTGTTTACGTGGGATTCAGGGGACACCCATCCTACTATCCTCTTGTAGTGACAACTCATTCCGCATCTATGAACTGCCATC ATTCATTGATAGAGGTTATATTGGTTGCAAAGAAGAAATTGACAGTATTCAAGTTTCCCCTGGTGGATATCTTTACATTGGACATGTTACTGGACTGCTCGATGTCTGGAAGTGTGAGACTGCTAGTATCTAG
- the LOC122017741 gene encoding probable serine/threonine-protein kinase PIX13 — MGNCLPVAATNSGASSSGPAIERLSTRSGSIFSQSDGSFISGDDAFPDGRILEAPNLRVFTFSELRAATRNFKADAVLGEGGFGRVYKGWVEEKTLNPAKSGFGMVVAVKKLNIDGMQGLEQWQSEVDFLGRLSHPNLVKLLGYCLDEKEHLLVYEYMAKGSLENHLFRRGAAFEPLPWSLRLKIVIGAARGLAFLHASERQIIYRDFKASNILLDSNYSAKLSDFGLAKHGPGEGDSHVTTRVMGTYGYAAPEYVSTGHLYVKSDVYGFGAVLLEVLSGQRAFDPSRPSGQHNFVEYSKPHLADRRKLAQLMDPRLEGQYPSKGARLAAQLTLKCLTVDPKSRPSMKEVVQALEQIELETLKGRPRSVSQSSSNSQN; from the exons ATGGGGAACTGCCTGCCCGTCGCTGCAACCAATTCAGGGGCAAGCAGCAGCGGCCCGGCAATCGAAAGGCTCTCCACGCGCAGCGGGAGCATTTTCAGCCAGTCCGACGGCAGCTTCATCAGCGGCGACGACGCGTTCCCCGACGGCCGGATCCTCGAGGCGCCCAACCTCCGGGTCTTCACCTTCTCGGAGCTGCGAGCCGCCACGAGGAACTTCAAGGCCGACGCGGTCCTCGGCGAAGGAGGCTTCGGGAGGGTGTACAAGGGCTGGGTGGAGGAGAAGACCCTGAACCCGGCCAAGAGCGGCTTCGGCATGGTGGTGGCCGTCAAGAAATTGAACATCGACGGCATGCAGGGCCTTGAACAGTGGCAg TCGGAAGTCGACTTCCTCGGCCGGCTTTCGCACCCGAACCTCGTCAAGCTCTTGGGCTACTGCTTGGACGAGAAGGAGCACCTTCTTGTTTACGAGTACATGGCCAAGGGAAGCCTCGAGAACCACCTCTTCAGAA GAGGGGCCGCCTTCGAGCCACTTCCGTGGAGCTTGAGGCTCAAGATAGTCATAGGCGCGGCCCGAGGGCTCGCGTTCCTACACGCGTCCGAGAGGCAAATCATCTATCGCGATTTCAAGGCTTCGAACATCCTCCTCGACTCG AATTACTCCGCGAAGCTCTCGGATTTCGGACTAGCAAAGCACGGACCGGGCGAAGGGGACTCGCATGTCACCACGCGAGTCATGGGCACCTATGGATACGCCGCGCCCGAATACGTCAGCACGG GTCATTTGTACGTAAAGAGCGATGTGTACGGATTCGGAGCGGTGCTACTCGAGGTGCTCTCGGGGCAGCGGGCGTTCGACCCGAGTCGACCGAGCGGGCAGCACAACTTTGTAGAATACTCCAAACCCCACTTGGCGGACCGCCGAAAGTTAGCCCAGCTGATGGACCCCCGGCTCGAGGGGCAGTATCCCTCCAAGGGGGCTCGCCTAGCCGCCCAACTCACCCTCAAGTGCCTCACGGTCGACCCAAAGAGCCGGCCTTCGATGAAAGAAGTGGTGCAGGCCCTGGAGCAGATAGAGCTAGAAACCCTGAAAGGCAGACCCAGAAGTGTTTCCCAGAGCTCCAGCAACTCACAGAACTAG